A genomic stretch from Enterobacteriaceae endosymbiont of Donacia dentata includes:
- the glyS gene encoding glycine--tRNA ligase subunit beta encodes MNKNTLLLEIGIEDIPSIYLLKISKVIEKNFENELKKNNFKYKILKCFATSRRIAIQIFYLNVIQENFIKIIKGPYISNEKNIFLIDKVQFWIKKQKIHDVKNIFYKKNYVFYKKIIKGLHIKNLLIKMVINSLKNISSIPNFMYWDKDIFKFIRPIRNLVFVLNKKNIRKNILNIKSNNIILGHRFMCKKKIILKHALDYEKLLFEQGKVIVDFIKRKNIIINEIKKITTNLNSYTKITNIFLEELTSMVEWPILLLGKFNKKFLFLPSEILVYVMEKCQKYIPLYDKNNHLLSNFIILINIETNNYKMIINSHEQILKSKFKDVKFFFENDLKIKLEVYLNKLKNIIFQKNLGNLFEKTLRIEQISKYLAKIFNVNIKYCVRASKLLKCDLATQMVYEFPELQGIIGMYYAKYNQENKNVIKAIKELYKYQKNYLITKNIISCILFISDKIDTLVGIANISLLPTGNKDPFALKIITLNVIRIIIENKLQINLNKLIYLSLFLYKKNFTNKKQVLEKIINFIKNRCKSWYLSLGYNKKIIYSVLNYKINELIISDYKIKALDKFFKVEKKQSILLIFINKRINKILLKNKKYVNYNYQINYSLLKIKEEIILVNYIKKLSKILKFQIKNYQYYNILLILSELYYPIDNFFKKVIINHKNKIIKSNRITILYNIKKYLLIITNLENLY; translated from the coding sequence ATGAATAAAAATACATTATTATTAGAAATAGGAATAGAAGATATACCTTCTATTTATTTATTAAAAATATCTAAAGTAATTGAAAAAAATTTTGAAAATGAATTAAAAAAAAACAATTTTAAATATAAAATTCTAAAATGTTTTGCAACTTCAAGAAGAATTGCTATACAAATATTTTATTTAAATGTTATACAAGAAAATTTTATTAAAATTATTAAAGGTCCTTATATTTCTAATGAAAAAAATATTTTTTTAATTGATAAAGTGCAATTTTGGATAAAAAAACAAAAAATACATGATGTAAAAAATATTTTTTATAAAAAAAATTATGTTTTTTATAAAAAAATAATAAAAGGATTACACATTAAAAATTTATTAATAAAAATGGTTATAAATTCTTTAAAAAATATTTCTTCTATTCCTAATTTTATGTATTGGGATAAAGATATTTTTAAATTTATTAGACCTATTAGAAATTTAGTATTTGTTTTAAATAAAAAAAATATTAGAAAAAATATATTAAATATTAAATCTAATAATATAATTTTAGGACATAGATTTATGTGTAAAAAAAAAATAATTTTAAAACATGCATTAGATTATGAAAAATTATTATTTGAACAAGGTAAAGTAATAGTTGATTTTATTAAGCGTAAAAATATCATTATTAATGAAATTAAAAAAATCACAACCAATTTAAATAGTTATACAAAGATAACTAATATTTTTTTAGAAGAATTAACTTCTATGGTAGAATGGCCAATTTTATTACTAGGAAAATTTAATAAAAAATTTTTATTTTTACCATCCGAAATATTAGTATATGTTATGGAAAAATGTCAAAAATATATTCCTTTATATGATAAAAATAATCATTTATTATCTAATTTTATTATATTAATAAATATTGAAACAAATAATTATAAAATGATTATAAATAGTCATGAACAAATTCTTAAATCAAAATTTAAAGATGTTAAATTTTTTTTTGAAAATGATTTAAAAATAAAATTAGAAGTATATTTAAATAAATTAAAAAATATTATTTTTCAAAAAAATTTAGGTAATTTATTTGAAAAAACTCTTCGTATAGAACAAATATCTAAATATTTAGCAAAAATATTTAATGTTAATATAAAATATTGTGTTAGAGCTAGTAAATTATTAAAATGTGATTTAGCAACACAAATGGTTTATGAATTTCCTGAATTACAAGGTATTATAGGAATGTATTATGCAAAATATAATCAAGAAAATAAAAATGTAATAAAAGCTATTAAAGAATTATATAAATATCAAAAAAATTATTTAATAACTAAAAATATTATTTCTTGTATTTTATTTATCTCAGATAAAATAGATACTTTAGTAGGAATTGCTAATATTTCATTATTACCAACAGGTAATAAGGATCCTTTTGCTTTAAAAATAATAACATTAAATGTTATACGTATTATTATAGAAAATAAATTACAAATTAATTTAAATAAATTAATTTATTTAAGTTTATTTTTATATAAAAAAAATTTTACTAATAAAAAACAAGTATTAGAAAAAATAATAAATTTTATAAAAAATAGATGTAAAAGCTGGTATTTATCATTAGGTTATAATAAAAAAATTATTTATTCTGTCTTAAATTATAAAATTAATGAATTAATTATTTCAGATTATAAAATAAAAGCTTTAGATAAATTTTTTAAAGTAGAAAAAAAACAAAGTATTTTATTAATTTTTATTAATAAAAGAATCAATAAAATTTTATTAAAAAACAAAAAATATGTTAATTATAATTATCAAATCAATTATTCTTTACTAAAAATAAAAGAAGAAATTATCTTAGTTAATTATATCAAAAAATTATCTAAAATTTTAAAATTTCAAATTAAAAATTATCAATATTATAATATATTATTAATTTTGTCAGAACTTTATTATCCTATAGATAATTTTTTTAAAAAAGTAATAATTAATCATAAAAATAAAATAATTAAAAGTAATAGAATTACAATATTATATAATATAAAAAAATATTTACTAATAATAACTAATCTAGAAAATTTATATTAA
- the leuC gene encoding 3-isopropylmalate dehydratase large subunit, giving the protein MGKTLYEKIYNRHIILNIKNNTNLLYIDRHFIHEVTSPQAFQSLKNKNRKVYKPNKTFATMDHNVSTKIRDIKASGNIAQKQMEILIKNCNDFKIRLYDIYHPLQGIVHVIGPEQGITLPGMIIVCGDSHTSTHGAFGSLAFGIGTTEVEHVLATQTLKQDISKNMLININGSIPNNITAKDIILSIIKKIGISGGNGYVIEFSGNVIKKLSMESRMTICNMSIEMGAKSGLIAPDNTTFSYLKNKNFSPKNKLWIQAVKYWKTLYSDVNAKFDKIININISNLSPQITWGTNPEQSISINEYIPLINSYKDKNKKKLAIKALNYMNLHEGKKLINLKINKVFIGSCTNSRIEDLRLAAKIVFGKKVFSNVTAIVVPGSNLVKKQAEQEGLDKIFKNSGFEWRYPGCSMCLAMNNDKLKPGERCASTSNRNFEGRQGKNSRTHLVSPIMAAIAAIYGCFVDINKII; this is encoded by the coding sequence ATGGGAAAAACATTATATGAAAAAATTTATAATAGACATATTATTTTAAATATAAAAAATAATACAAATCTATTATATATTGATAGACATTTTATACATGAAGTTACTTCACCACAAGCTTTCCAAAGTTTAAAAAATAAAAATAGAAAAGTTTATAAACCAAATAAAACATTTGCTACTATGGATCATAATGTATCAACTAAAATTAGAGATATTAAAGCATCGGGAAATATAGCACAAAAACAAATGGAGATACTTATTAAAAATTGCAATGATTTTAAAATAAGATTATATGATATTTATCATCCTTTACAAGGAATAGTACATGTTATAGGTCCTGAACAAGGAATTACATTACCTGGTATGATCATTGTGTGTGGTGATTCACATACTTCTACCCATGGAGCTTTTGGTTCATTAGCTTTTGGAATAGGAACTACAGAAGTAGAACATGTTTTAGCAACACAAACTTTAAAACAAGATATTTCTAAAAACATGTTAATAAATATTAATGGAAGTATACCAAATAACATTACTGCTAAAGATATCATCTTATCAATAATAAAAAAAATAGGCATTAGTGGGGGTAATGGATATGTTATTGAATTTTCTGGAAATGTAATAAAAAAACTTAGTATGGAATCAAGAATGACAATTTGTAATATGTCTATTGAAATGGGAGCTAAATCAGGATTAATTGCACCTGATAACACTACTTTTTCATATTTAAAAAATAAAAATTTTTCACCTAAAAATAAATTATGGATACAAGCAGTAAAATATTGGAAAACTTTATATAGTGATGTAAATGCTAAATTTGATAAAATAATAAATATTAATATTTCAAATTTATCTCCTCAAATTACTTGGGGTACTAATCCTGAACAATCAATTAGTATAAATGAATATATACCTTTAATAAATTCTTATAAAGATAAAAATAAGAAAAAATTAGCAATTAAGGCTTTAAATTATATGAATTTACATGAAGGTAAAAAATTAATTAATTTAAAAATTAATAAAGTTTTTATTGGTTCTTGTACAAATTCTAGAATTGAAGATTTAAGATTAGCTGCTAAAATAGTTTTTGGTAAAAAAGTTTTTTCTAATGTTACAGCTATAGTAGTTCCTGGTTCTAATTTAGTCAAAAAACAAGCTGAACAAGAGGGATTAGATAAAATTTTTAAAAATTCTGGTTTTGAATGGAGATATCCTGGTTGTTCAATGTGTTTAGCAATGAATAATGATAAATTAAAACCTGGTGAAAGATGTGCTTCCACAAGTAATCGAAATTTTGAAGGACGTCAAGGAAAAAATAGTAGAACACATTTAGTTAGCCCTATTATGGCTGCAATAGCAGCTATATATGGTTGTTTTGTAGATATAAATAAAATTATATAA
- the leuA gene encoding 2-isopropylmalate synthase: MKKKIILFDTTLRDGEQSLKFNLNTKEKIKIAIALENMGIDIIEVGFPISSPKDYKTSKKISQIIKNSKLCGLARCKEKDIDMVYKSLKKAKNFRIHIFLATSPIHIITKLKTNLNEVIEKIVFMIKYARKYTDDIEFSCEDASRTPINNLCLIVKKAIKAGATTINIPDTVGYTFPQEYYNIISTLKNKVDNIDKCVLSVHTHNDLGMAVGNAITAINAGAKQIEGTINGIGERAGNCALEEVIMALYTRKKNMNYYNNINYNKIYITSKIVSEICDIPLSINKAIVGKNAFSHSSGIHQDGMIKNKKTYEILDPKIIGLKKTEFNLTAKSGRAAVKYHMELMGYKKHEYDINKLYNNFIKLADKKGQIFNYDLESLAFNNKVDNYVEFYSLIYFNIQSNSNISTATIKLKCGKLIELKAAIGLGPIDAIYKAIMKIINYDIKLIKYKLITKNNIKKLIGQVNIKLKYKEKIFNGIGLSKNIIKAFIIALINSINNIWRFQQIKKNILKQK; encoded by the coding sequence ATGAAAAAAAAAATTATTCTTTTTGATACTACATTACGTGATGGAGAACAATCATTAAAATTTAATTTAAATACTAAAGAAAAAATAAAAATTGCAATAGCATTAGAAAATATGGGTATTGATATTATTGAAGTAGGTTTTCCTATTTCTTCTCCAAAAGATTATAAAACTTCTAAAAAAATATCACAAATTATAAAAAATAGTAAATTATGTGGTTTAGCACGATGTAAAGAAAAAGATATAGATATGGTATATAAATCCTTAAAAAAAGCTAAAAATTTTAGAATTCATATTTTTTTAGCAACTTCTCCCATACATATTATTACAAAATTAAAAACAAATTTAAATGAAGTTATAGAAAAAATAGTATTTATGATAAAATATGCTCGTAAATATACTGATGATATTGAATTTTCTTGCGAAGATGCAAGTAGAACTCCTATTAATAATTTATGTCTAATTGTTAAAAAAGCAATTAAAGCTGGAGCTACAACTATTAATATTCCAGATACAGTAGGTTATACTTTTCCTCAAGAATATTACAATATTATTTCTACTTTAAAAAATAAAGTAGATAATATCGATAAATGTGTTCTTTCAGTACATACTCATAATGATTTGGGAATGGCCGTAGGAAATGCAATTACAGCTATAAATGCAGGTGCTAAACAAATAGAAGGAACAATTAATGGAATAGGAGAAAGAGCTGGAAATTGTGCTTTAGAAGAAGTTATCATGGCATTATATACAAGAAAAAAAAATATGAACTATTATAATAATATTAATTATAATAAAATATATATTACAAGTAAAATAGTAAGTGAAATTTGTGATATTCCTTTATCTATAAATAAAGCTATTGTAGGAAAAAATGCTTTTTCTCATTCTTCTGGAATTCATCAAGATGGTATGATAAAAAATAAAAAAACATATGAAATTTTAGATCCAAAAATTATTGGTTTAAAAAAAACTGAATTTAATTTAACAGCAAAATCAGGTAGAGCAGCTGTAAAATATCATATGGAATTAATGGGATATAAAAAACATGAATATGATATTAATAAATTATATAATAATTTTATTAAATTAGCTGATAAAAAAGGACAAATATTTAATTATGATTTAGAATCATTGGCTTTTAATAATAAAGTGGATAATTATGTTGAATTTTATTCATTAATATATTTTAATATACAATCAAATTCTAATATATCTACTGCAACTATAAAATTAAAATGTGGTAAATTAATTGAATTAAAAGCAGCAATAGGATTAGGTCCTATAGATGCAATATATAAAGCTATAATGAAGATTATAAATTATGATATAAAATTAATTAAATATAAATTAATTACTAAAAATAATATTAAAAAATTAATAGGACAAGTTAATATTAAATTAAAATATAAAGAAAAAATTTTTAATGGAATTGGTTTATCTAAAAATATAATAAAAGCTTTTATTATTGCATTAATTAATAGTATTAATAATATTTGGAGATTTCAACAAATAAAAAAAAATATATTAAAACAGAAATAA
- the leuB gene encoding 3-isopropylmalate dehydrogenase: MSNIFTIAVLPGDGIGPEVMKQTIKILEKIEKYLNTKIIINEYAVGGIAINKYGNPLPKKTLHGCENSNAILFGSVGGPEWDHLSLNKRPEKGALLKLRKHFNLFANIRPTFFYKNLNSLSPIKEKILNKGFDIICIRELTGGIYFGLPNGRKGKGINEYAFDTEIYSRLEIERIAYIAFNIALKRKKKICSVDKANVLNTSILWREVIVNISKQYPSVKLEHMYIDNIVMQLMKKPSQFDIILCPNLFGDIISDQCAMITGSVGNLPSASFNQNFFGLYEPAGGSAPDIAGKNIANPIAQILSLSMLLEYSLKDKYSSQKIKNAIKKTLDLGYRTKDLLTNSINEKIVTTDDMGTLIMESII, from the coding sequence ATGTCTAATATATTTACAATAGCTGTTTTACCAGGAGATGGTATTGGTCCAGAAGTAATGAAACAAACAATAAAAATATTAGAAAAAATTGAAAAATACTTAAATACAAAAATTATAATTAATGAATATGCAGTTGGTGGAATAGCTATTAATAAATATGGTAATCCTTTACCTAAAAAAACATTACATGGTTGTGAAAATTCTAATGCTATTTTATTTGGATCTGTTGGAGGACCAGAATGGGATCATTTATCTTTAAATAAAAGACCAGAAAAAGGTGCACTATTAAAATTAAGAAAACATTTTAATTTATTTGCTAATATACGTCCTACATTTTTTTATAAAAATTTAAATTCTTTAAGTCCTATAAAAGAAAAAATTTTAAATAAAGGATTTGATATTATTTGTATTAGAGAATTAACTGGTGGAATATATTTTGGTTTACCTAATGGAAGAAAAGGAAAAGGAATTAATGAATATGCATTTGATACAGAAATTTATTCAAGACTTGAAATAGAAAGAATAGCATATATTGCTTTTAATATAGCTTTAAAAAGAAAAAAGAAAATTTGTTCTGTTGATAAAGCAAATGTTTTAAATACTTCCATATTATGGAGAGAAGTTATAGTAAATATATCTAAACAATATCCATCAGTAAAATTAGAACATATGTATATTGATAATATTGTTATGCAATTAATGAAAAAACCTTCACAATTTGATATAATATTATGTCCGAATCTTTTTGGTGATATAATTTCTGATCAATGTGCTATGATTACAGGATCAGTAGGTAATCTACCTTCAGCTAGTTTTAATCAAAATTTTTTTGGATTATATGAACCTGCAGGTGGTTCTGCACCTGATATTGCTGGAAAAAATATAGCTAATCCTATTGCACAAATTTTATCACTATCAATGTTACTTGAATATTCTTTAAAAGATAAATATTCATCTCAAAAAATTAAGAATGCTATAAAAAAAACACTAGATCTAGGTTATAGAACTAAAGATTTATTAACTAATAGTATAAATGAAAAAATTGTTACAACAGATGATATGGGAACATTAATTATGGAATCTATTATATAG
- a CDS encoding cation diffusion facilitator family transporter, which yields MSNISQKISFKKSENEYNKLITKATNLAILLSLTLLILKLIAWWQTKSISMLAACMDSLVDIMSSTINLLIIYYSLQPADLEHTFGHGKAESLSALAQSIFICITAVFLFLNSLKYISHPAELYYPIIGILVIIISFFLTLILVIFQKKVIKKTNSQATHADMIHYESDILINSAILFALILNFFNIKQADSIIALIISLFIFFNSFKVGYKAIQSLLDRSLPDNEKKIIIDIITSWPKVMGAHQLKTRQSGPTRFIQLHLVLEDNLPLLESHSISKKIENALNKKFPYSDIIIHQDPYSIVSKKYKGFFKK from the coding sequence ATGAGTAACATTTCTCAAAAAATATCTTTTAAAAAAAGTGAAAATGAATATAATAAATTAATAACAAAAGCAACAAATTTAGCAATATTATTATCTTTAACATTATTAATTTTAAAATTAATAGCTTGGTGGCAAACAAAATCGATAAGTATGTTAGCTGCTTGCATGGATTCTTTAGTAGATATTATGTCTTCAACAATTAATTTATTAATTATATATTATTCTTTACAACCAGCAGATTTAGAACATACATTTGGTCATGGAAAAGCAGAATCATTATCTGCATTGGCACAAAGTATATTTATTTGTATAACAGCTGTTTTTTTATTTTTAAATAGTTTAAAATATATATCTCATCCTGCAGAATTATATTATCCAATTATAGGTATATTAGTTATAATTATTTCATTTTTTTTAACTTTAATTTTAGTTATTTTTCAAAAAAAAGTAATTAAAAAAACAAACAGTCAAGCAACACATGCTGACATGATTCATTATGAATCAGATATTTTAATTAATAGTGCTATTTTATTTGCTTTAATTTTAAATTTTTTTAATATTAAACAAGCTGATTCAATAATAGCATTAATTATAAGTTTATTTATTTTTTTTAATTCTTTTAAAGTAGGATATAAAGCAATACAATCTTTATTAGATAGATCATTACCAGATAATGAAAAAAAAATAATTATAGATATAATAACTTCTTGGCCCAAGGTTATGGGTGCACATCAATTAAAAACAAGACAATCTGGTCCTACTCGTTTTATACAACTTCATTTAGTTTTAGAAGATAATTTACCTTTATTAGAATCGCATTCAATTTCAAAAAAAATAGAGAATGCTTTAAATAAAAAATTTCCTTATTCAGATATAATTATTCATCAAGATCCATATTCTATTGTATCTAAAAAATATAAAGGATTTTTTAAAAAATAA
- the dapA gene encoding 4-hydroxy-tetrahydrodipicolinate synthase → MFTGSIVALITPMDIKGNICKISLKKLIQYHINSGTKAIVVVGTTGESATLTYNEHIKVIMYALDYSENKIPIIAGTGFNATSKSIAMISILENSGIVGCLNVTPYYNRPTQEGLYQHFKKIANNTKLPQLLYNVPIRTGCDLLPETIYKLSKIKNIVGIKEATGDLSRINKIKNLIKKKFFLISGDDKTSFEFMQLGGDGVISVTANIAAKIMKKFCDYIKEKKFDKAKKINQDLIKLHNQLFIESNPIPVKWVAKKIGLINNDTIRLPMTPLTKYSKKIIKITLKELNLI, encoded by the coding sequence ATGTTCACCGGAAGTATTGTAGCACTTATAACTCCAATGGATATTAAAGGTAATATTTGTAAAATAAGTTTAAAAAAACTTATTCAATATCATATTAATAGTGGTACAAAAGCAATTGTTGTCGTAGGAACGACAGGTGAATCAGCTACTTTAACATATAATGAACATATTAAGGTAATAATGTATGCATTAGATTATTCAGAAAATAAAATACCTATTATTGCTGGTACTGGATTTAATGCTACATCTAAAAGTATAGCGATGATATCTATTCTTGAAAATTCTGGTATTGTAGGATGTTTAAATGTTACACCGTATTATAATCGTCCAACACAAGAAGGTTTATATCAGCATTTTAAAAAAATTGCAAATAATACTAAATTACCGCAATTATTATATAATGTTCCAATCAGAACTGGATGTGATTTGTTACCAGAAACAATTTATAAATTATCCAAAATTAAAAATATAGTAGGTATAAAAGAAGCTACAGGAGATTTGTCAAGAATAAATAAGATTAAAAATCTTATTAAAAAAAAGTTTTTTTTAATTAGTGGAGATGATAAAACTTCTTTTGAATTTATGCAATTAGGTGGAGATGGAGTTATATCAGTTACTGCAAATATTGCAGCTAAAATAATGAAAAAATTTTGTGACTATATAAAAGAAAAAAAATTTGATAAAGCAAAAAAAATTAATCAAGATTTAATTAAATTACATAATCAATTATTTATTGAATCTAATCCTATACCCGTAAAATGGGTTGCAAAAAAAATAGGATTAATAAATAATGATACAATAAGATTACCAATGACTCCACTTACTAAGTATAGTAAAAAAATTATTAAAATAACATTAAAAGAATTAAATTTAATATAA
- the glyQ gene encoding glycine--tRNA ligase subunit alpha: MKKLNEKTFQGMIFILQNFWSKQGCNIIQPIDTEVGAATSHPMTCLYTIGKKPIKIAYIQLSRRPADGRYGKSSNRLQQYYQFQVIIKPPPSNIQKLYLKSLEKLKLDLQNNDIRFIDDNWENPTLGAYGIGWEIWLNGMEITQFTYFQKMGGLICNPITGEITYGLERLSMHLQNVKNIFDLIWCEYKNSYTTYGDIFKQNEIEQSIYNFEYADINFLIYSFNHYEKEINYLLKLKLPLILPAYDKLLKASHCFNLLESRHFLSHTERQRYILKLHNMTKLIVTKYYNYIK; encoded by the coding sequence ATGAAAAAATTAAATGAAAAAACATTTCAAGGAATGATATTTATTTTACAAAATTTTTGGTCAAAACAAGGTTGTAATATAATTCAACCTATTGATACAGAAGTCGGTGCAGCAACATCACATCCTATGACATGTTTATATACAATAGGTAAAAAACCTATAAAAATTGCTTACATACAATTATCAAGACGACCAGCGGACGGAAGATATGGTAAAAGTTCTAATAGATTACAACAATATTATCAATTTCAAGTAATAATAAAACCTCCTCCTAGTAATATTCAAAAATTATATTTAAAATCTTTAGAAAAATTAAAATTAGATTTACAAAATAATGATATTCGTTTTATAGATGATAATTGGGAAAATCCTACTTTAGGTGCTTATGGTATTGGATGGGAAATATGGTTAAATGGAATGGAAATAACTCAATTTACATATTTTCAAAAAATGGGTGGTTTAATATGTAATCCTATAACTGGAGAAATTACTTATGGTTTAGAAAGATTAAGTATGCATTTACAAAATGTAAAAAATATATTTGATTTAATTTGGTGCGAGTATAAAAATTCTTATACTACTTATGGTGATATTTTTAAACAAAATGAAATAGAACAATCTATTTATAATTTTGAATATGCAGATATAAATTTTCTTATTTATTCTTTTAATCATTACGAAAAAGAGATAAATTATTTATTAAAATTAAAATTACCATTAATATTACCAGCATATGATAAACTTTTAAAAGCATCTCATTGTTTTAATTTATTAGAATCAAGACATTTTTTATCACATACGGAAAGACAAAGATATATTTTAAAATTACATAATATGACAAAATTAATTGTAACAAAATATTATAATTATATAAAATAA
- the leuD gene encoding 3-isopropylmalate dehydratase small subunit, whose amino-acid sequence MKKKFQYNGIIAPLNISNIDTDVIIPKQFLQKNDKKGFGKYLFNDWRYLDNNNKIPNPSFILNKKKFQNSKILLTKENFGCGSSREHAPWSLLDFGFHTIIASSYADIFYSNAINNKLLLITLEKVIINKLFCIVNKYPGISCNINLISKKIKINNKFFNFNLNKEIINFIVNDLDQIDLTMKHSKKIHMFEKTYFNFF is encoded by the coding sequence ATGAAAAAAAAATTTCAATATAATGGTATTATTGCACCATTAAATATTTCAAATATTGATACAGATGTTATTATACCTAAACAATTTTTACAAAAAAATGATAAAAAAGGATTTGGAAAATATCTTTTTAATGATTGGAGATATTTAGATAATAATAATAAAATACCTAACCCAAGTTTTATTTTAAATAAAAAAAAATTCCAAAATTCAAAAATTTTACTAACTAAAGAAAATTTTGGTTGTGGATCTTCAAGAGAACATGCTCCATGGTCTTTATTAGATTTTGGTTTCCATACTATTATTGCATCTAGTTATGCAGATATATTTTATAGTAATGCAATTAATAATAAATTATTGTTAATAACTTTAGAAAAAGTAATAATTAATAAATTATTTTGTATTGTAAATAAATATCCTGGAATTAGTTGTAATATTAATTTAATTTCTAAAAAAATTAAAATAAATAATAAATTTTTTAACTTTAATCTTAATAAAGAAATAATCAATTTTATTGTAAATGATTTAGATCAAATAGATTTAACCATGAAACATTCTAAAAAAATTCATATGTTTGAAAAAACATATTTTAATTTTTTTTAA
- a CDS encoding adenylate kinase family protein — protein sequence MRIILLGPPGVGKGTYARFISEKYNLPNISIGNILRNFILNNKNSNLTSEIKKFINQGKMVTDSIIIKIIKKRLQNIDCKKGFLLDGFPRNILQANILTKENIKINIIIEFYIPKKQIIKRILGRKIHEPSGRIYHKILNPPKIKNRDDITGEKLITRIDDNIITINNRLKEYLIHTKPLIYFYKKKLLKKNFFYKKINNMSSILSVQKKINNFLNLIKENK from the coding sequence ATGCGTATAATTTTATTAGGACCTCCTGGAGTAGGTAAAGGAACTTATGCTAGATTTATATCTGAAAAATATAATTTACCTAATATTTCTATAGGAAATATATTAAGAAATTTTATTTTAAATAATAAAAATTCTAATTTAACTTCTGAAATAAAAAAATTCATTAATCAAGGTAAAATGGTTACTGATTCAATTATAATTAAAATAATTAAAAAAAGATTACAAAATATAGATTGTAAAAAAGGATTTTTATTAGATGGCTTTCCTAGAAATATCTTACAAGCAAATATTTTAACAAAAGAAAATATAAAAATTAATATTATTATTGAATTTTATATACCAAAAAAACAAATTATAAAAAGAATTTTAGGTAGAAAAATACATGAACCTTCAGGAAGAATATATCATAAGATATTAAATCCTCCAAAAATTAAAAATAGGGATGATATAACAGGAGAAAAATTAATAACTAGAATAGACGATAATATTATTACAATTAATAATCGTTTAAAAGAATATTTAATACATACCAAACCATTAATTTATTTTTATAAAAAAAAATTATTAAAAAAAAATTTTTTTTATAAAAAAATAAATAATATGTCATCTATTTTAAGTGTACAAAAAAAAATAAATAATTTTTTAAATCTTATTAAAGAAAATAAATAA